A window of the Synechococcus sp. JA-3-3Ab genome harbors these coding sequences:
- a CDS encoding NAD(P)H dehydrogenase subunit NdhS, which translates to MTATPSLLQELPPIYPGVAVRVINPNDTYYLFEGQVQRVTDDHAAVLFEGGNWDKLVTFRLSELEVVDKSRR; encoded by the coding sequence ATGACTGCAACTCCCTCCCTTCTTCAGGAACTTCCCCCCATCTACCCTGGCGTGGCCGTGCGGGTCATCAATCCCAACGATACCTACTACCTCTTTGAAGGACAAGTACAGCGGGTTACCGACGACCATGCCGCTGTCCTCTTCGAGGGGGGCAACTGGGATAAATTGGTTACCTTCCGCCTTTCGGAATTGGAAGTGGTGGACAAGTCCCGCCGCTAG
- a CDS encoding ribulose bisphosphate carboxylase small subunit: protein MSYYIPPTFLKVVALHLTKNHLPLPDVPVPLILGIHGRKGEGKTFQCNLIFERMKVYAVHISGGELESPDAGDPARMIRLRYREAAEHIRKFGQMAVLMINDLDAGAGRLNSMTQYTVNTQLVSATLMNIADNPTNVQLPGSYDPKPLPRVPIIATGNDFSTLYAPLIRDGRMRKFYWEPSRTDRIHIVHGIFQADGLSLEEIERLVDAFPEQAIDFFGALRAQLYDEQVWQFIQEVGLEGIAFRLLKSKEGAPQFPPPRFSLEQLIQAGHQLKAEQHQVEARRLSEEYLGLRRSAPQEPPPASPPSPPPVAANSADPAPVSLNPDVQAQLRQILAQGYEILVEHADPRRYRVHSWQECGVAHLREWAAACQAVEQCLSRFPKDYIRLVGVDPVKKQRRVEAIIHRP from the coding sequence ATGAGCTACTACATCCCCCCCACCTTTCTTAAAGTTGTCGCCCTGCACCTGACCAAAAATCATCTTCCTCTGCCCGACGTGCCCGTTCCGCTCATCTTGGGCATCCACGGGCGCAAGGGGGAGGGCAAGACCTTCCAATGCAACCTCATCTTTGAGCGCATGAAGGTCTATGCCGTCCACATCTCGGGGGGCGAGCTGGAAAGTCCCGACGCCGGGGATCCCGCCCGTATGATTCGCCTGCGCTACCGTGAAGCTGCCGAGCACATCCGCAAATTTGGCCAGATGGCCGTGCTGATGATCAACGACCTGGATGCCGGCGCCGGTCGCCTGAACAGCATGACCCAGTACACCGTCAACACCCAACTGGTGAGCGCCACCCTGATGAACATCGCCGACAACCCCACCAACGTGCAGCTTCCCGGCAGCTACGATCCCAAGCCCCTGCCGCGGGTGCCCATCATCGCCACCGGCAACGACTTTTCCACCCTCTATGCCCCCCTCATCCGCGATGGGCGCATGCGCAAGTTCTACTGGGAGCCCAGCCGCACCGACCGCATCCACATCGTTCACGGCATTTTTCAAGCCGACGGGCTGTCTCTTGAGGAGATTGAGCGCCTGGTGGACGCCTTTCCCGAGCAGGCCATCGACTTTTTCGGCGCCCTGCGCGCCCAGCTCTACGACGAGCAGGTATGGCAATTTATCCAAGAAGTCGGCCTGGAAGGGATTGCCTTTCGCCTGCTCAAAAGCAAAGAGGGCGCCCCCCAGTTTCCGCCACCGCGATTTTCTCTGGAGCAGTTGATCCAGGCCGGCCACCAGCTCAAAGCCGAGCAACACCAAGTAGAAGCCCGTCGCCTCTCCGAGGAATACCTTGGCCTCCGGCGCTCCGCTCCTCAAGAGCCGCCCCCCGCTTCCCCGCCATCCCCTCCTCCTGTGGCTGCCAACTCGGCCGATCCTGCCCCAGTCTCCCTCAACCCAGACGTGCAGGCCCAGCTTCGCCAGATCCTGGCCCAAGGCTATGAGATCCTGGTGGAGCATGCGGATCCGCGCCGCTACCGCGTTCATTCCTGGCAGGAGTGTGGAGTTGCCCACCTGAGAGAATGGGCCGCTGCCTGTCAGGCTGTCGAGCAGTGCCTCAGCCGTTTTCCCAAGGACTACATCCGGCTGGTGGGCGTAGATCCGGTGAAAAAACAACGGCGGGTCGAGGCCATCATCCACCGCCCCTGA
- a CDS encoding FHA domain-containing protein, with product MPADPASSPSQTWHVLVIDDEQGRRAVALSAATYSIGRDPSNAIVVHSAAVSRQHALLLRLPQKGGGYTYRLLDGNIEGKRSTNGISVNGQKCLSWDLKDGDQIQLGDQVRMQYCIRQLSNEEFQRYLQSVSFRSLKAEVVDRRSTTMQRFDPPSMRVILPQQERAEKVEDVGSRRRNPLWLLFQTLWGRLGRKSR from the coding sequence ATGCCTGCTGACCCAGCGTCTTCCCCCTCCCAGACTTGGCATGTGCTGGTGATCGATGACGAGCAGGGACGGCGGGCTGTGGCCCTCAGTGCCGCCACCTATTCCATCGGCAGGGATCCCAGCAACGCCATTGTCGTCCATTCGGCGGCGGTTTCTCGGCAGCACGCGCTGCTCTTGCGGCTGCCGCAAAAGGGCGGTGGCTACACCTACCGGCTGTTGGACGGCAATATCGAAGGCAAGCGCAGCACCAATGGCATCTCAGTAAACGGGCAGAAATGTCTGAGCTGGGATCTCAAGGATGGGGATCAGATCCAGTTGGGGGATCAGGTGCGGATGCAGTATTGCATTCGCCAGTTGTCGAACGAAGAGTTTCAGCGGTATCTCCAGTCTGTCAGCTTTCGCAGCCTAAAGGCGGAGGTGGTGGATCGGCGCTCCACAACGATGCAGCGGTTTGACCCGCCCTCGATGCGGGTGATTTTGCCCCAACAGGAGAGGGCGGAGAAGGTTGAAGACGTGGGATCCCGCCGTCGCAACCCGCTGTGGCTGCTGTTCCAGACGCTCTGGGGACGTTTGGGGAGAAAGTCGAGGTGA
- a CDS encoding DUF2949 domain-containing protein, whose translation MELTVPDLQALSQWDRQFCRFAEQQQLLKPKQLALALKIQRQQHGPLALILWQLGFVGLQHLAQFWERVSGDADPELLQDKAFG comes from the coding sequence ATGGAACTGACTGTGCCGGATTTGCAAGCCCTCAGCCAATGGGATCGGCAGTTCTGCCGCTTTGCCGAGCAGCAACAGCTCCTCAAGCCCAAACAACTGGCCTTGGCCCTGAAGATCCAGCGGCAGCAGCACGGCCCCCTGGCCTTGATCCTCTGGCAGTTGGGGTTTGTGGGCCTGCAGCACTTGGCGCAGTTTTGGGAGAGAGTATCTGGCGACGCTGACCCGGAGCTGCTCCAAGACAAGGCCTTCGGCTGA
- the cbiB gene encoding adenosylcobinamide-phosphate synthase CbiB — translation MLFFPSQPAAPLVLATALGLDYWLADPWGWPHPVRVMGAVIAWGQSCILRRCPTPAAQRWGGAALTLALLAGSYAAGWGLIAVAQALHPWAGILMQIILMASCLGGRSLRFAALEVLDPLEKGDLPQARQRLSRYVGRDTEHLTEAEILRAVVETVAENTPDGATAPLFYAFLGGAPLALAYKASSTLDSMVGYRHAPFTYLGTVPARCEDGLTWLPCRLTVLTLALLSGDPWGFWQRCRRDGRADPSPNSGWSEAAFAWRLQIQLGGTNFYRGIPKEKPKVGIPARPLSPQVVRESLGLLRQVLGVWGSWMVGVTLVLNSPLPLGEGL, via the coding sequence TTGCTGTTTTTTCCGAGTCAGCCAGCCGCTCCCCTGGTGCTGGCGACGGCTTTGGGTCTGGATTACTGGTTGGCAGATCCCTGGGGGTGGCCCCATCCGGTGCGGGTGATGGGGGCGGTCATCGCCTGGGGCCAGAGTTGCATTCTCAGGCGCTGCCCAACGCCGGCGGCCCAGCGCTGGGGCGGGGCAGCTCTCACCCTGGCGCTGCTGGCGGGATCCTACGCGGCAGGCTGGGGGCTGATCGCCGTTGCCCAGGCTCTCCATCCCTGGGCAGGGATCCTGATGCAGATCATCCTGATGGCCAGTTGCCTAGGGGGGCGCAGCCTGCGCTTTGCCGCCTTGGAGGTGTTGGATCCCTTGGAAAAGGGGGATCTGCCGCAGGCCCGCCAGCGCCTAAGCCGCTACGTGGGCCGGGATACGGAGCACCTGACGGAGGCGGAGATCTTGCGAGCGGTGGTCGAGACGGTAGCCGAGAATACCCCCGACGGGGCGACGGCCCCTTTGTTCTATGCCTTTTTGGGAGGGGCGCCCTTGGCTTTGGCCTACAAGGCCAGCAGCACGCTTGATTCGATGGTGGGCTACCGCCATGCCCCCTTCACCTACCTGGGCACGGTGCCGGCCCGCTGTGAGGATGGGCTGACCTGGCTGCCCTGTCGCCTGACGGTGCTGACCCTGGCCCTGCTCAGCGGGGATCCCTGGGGATTTTGGCAGCGCTGTCGCCGCGACGGGCGGGCGGATCCCAGCCCCAATTCGGGGTGGAGCGAGGCGGCCTTTGCCTGGCGGCTGCAGATCCAGTTGGGAGGCACCAATTTCTATCGCGGCATCCCCAAAGAGAAGCCCAAGGTGGGGATCCCGGCTCGTCCCTTGAGCCCCCAGGTGGTGCGGGAGAGTCTGGGGCTGCTGAGGCAGGTTCTGGGGGTGTGGGGAAGTTGGATGGTGGGAGTAACTCTAGTTCTCAACTCTCCTCTCCCTCTAGGAGAGGGGTTGTAA
- a CDS encoding low-complexity tail membrane protein: MRSHWQEPFLWIHAAGILLFPLWIGLTVIGLATGDPLLSVGVEQAAVAVAGIGPVFAMQWRKPFDVFSLWVAAVPPEELTPDQRRILAAFLSPEHKILTLLAALLLLEVFERLYDFAPLFAPLTPGNGTRLAGLAIAAFGFWGANLFLQIPLAAIRVLLLSEPELAQLDPIPAEEIESRFSVVGDRHTPLLQRLLRRIAAVPSQAQKDGNQRLDCKVEVAEAAGSDAESEGREAATPETTPDFT, from the coding sequence ATGCGCAGCCATTGGCAGGAACCTTTCCTTTGGATCCATGCCGCCGGGATCCTCCTCTTCCCCTTGTGGATTGGGCTAACCGTCATTGGGTTGGCCACCGGGGATCCTCTCCTGTCGGTGGGAGTAGAGCAGGCCGCAGTGGCTGTGGCGGGCATTGGGCCAGTCTTTGCCATGCAGTGGCGCAAGCCCTTCGATGTCTTCAGCCTGTGGGTGGCCGCCGTTCCTCCCGAGGAACTCACCCCCGACCAACGCCGCATCTTGGCTGCCTTCCTCAGCCCCGAACACAAGATCTTGACGCTATTGGCGGCACTCCTGCTGCTGGAAGTCTTTGAGCGCCTCTACGACTTCGCCCCCCTCTTTGCCCCCCTCACCCCTGGCAACGGCACCCGTCTGGCCGGCCTGGCCATAGCCGCCTTCGGGTTTTGGGGGGCCAACCTGTTCTTGCAGATCCCCCTTGCTGCAATACGGGTACTTCTCCTCAGCGAGCCGGAGCTGGCCCAACTGGATCCCATCCCTGCTGAGGAGATCGAGAGCCGCTTCTCCGTTGTTGGCGATCGCCACACCCCGCTGTTGCAACGGCTGCTGCGCCGGATTGCCGCAGTCCCATCGCAGGCACAAAAAGATGGAAATCAGAGACTCGACTGTAAAGTAGAAGTAGCCGAAGCTGCCGGCTCAGATGCCGAATCCGAAGGACGGGAGGCTGCCACACCGGAAACGACCCCTGACTTCACTTAG
- a CDS encoding cation:proton antiporter, translated as MAVEAAAPVEAPGGDNLSPLILVAVLLALVVIYLASRVGGEMAVRLSFPPVLGELLGGVLVGGSGLGLLVFPEGPLSAEALPTLAQSSALMQILQATAGLDKGSLVQVFSSQSQIIDILSEMGVVILLFEIGLESDLGELLRVGPQAAAVAVIGVAVPFAAGTLGLLYLFHVPVIPAIFAGAALTATSIGITARVLAELQKLTSLEGQVIIGAAVLDDVLGIIILAVVASLAKTGEVDVADVGLIVVSAVVFLVGSIVLGRLLSPYFVALLNNLKARGNPLLPALVLAFLLAYVGQVIHLEAILGAFAAGLILGETDKRQELEEQIKPVSDLLVPIFFVCVGAKTNLAVLNPTLPANREGLIIAVFLVSVAIVGKLAAGLGAFGKPGINRYAIGVGMIPRGEVGLVFAGVGAASGVLSEALDVSIIVMVIATTFIAPLWLRGVLIGEVDSPPSLLDLQAEASEQDRVETPSARSDSEQVGIPES; from the coding sequence CTGGCTGTCGAAGCCGCCGCTCCCGTCGAGGCGCCAGGGGGAGACAACCTCTCTCCCTTGATCTTGGTGGCGGTGCTGCTGGCCTTGGTGGTCATCTACTTGGCCAGCCGCGTTGGCGGAGAAATGGCCGTTCGCCTGAGTTTTCCCCCCGTGCTGGGAGAGTTGCTGGGAGGGGTGTTGGTGGGCGGTTCTGGCCTGGGGTTACTGGTTTTTCCCGAAGGGCCGCTTTCTGCCGAGGCGTTGCCTACCTTGGCCCAGTCCTCAGCTCTGATGCAGATTCTGCAGGCCACCGCGGGTCTTGACAAGGGATCCCTGGTGCAGGTGTTCTCCTCCCAAAGCCAGATCATCGACATCCTCTCGGAGATGGGGGTGGTTATCCTTCTCTTTGAAATTGGTCTTGAGTCGGATCTGGGGGAACTGTTGCGGGTTGGCCCGCAGGCGGCGGCCGTGGCCGTTATTGGGGTTGCTGTGCCCTTTGCGGCGGGAACACTGGGCCTGCTCTACCTCTTTCACGTGCCTGTCATCCCTGCCATCTTCGCCGGGGCGGCTCTGACGGCAACCAGCATTGGCATCACCGCCCGCGTCTTGGCCGAGCTGCAAAAACTCACCTCCCTCGAAGGGCAGGTGATCATCGGCGCCGCCGTCCTGGACGACGTGTTGGGCATCATCATCTTGGCGGTGGTGGCCAGCTTGGCCAAAACCGGAGAGGTTGACGTCGCCGATGTTGGCCTCATCGTCGTCAGCGCTGTCGTCTTTCTCGTCGGCTCTATCGTCTTGGGGCGACTCCTCAGCCCCTACTTTGTGGCTCTCCTCAACAACCTGAAAGCCCGCGGCAACCCCCTTTTGCCCGCTCTGGTCTTGGCTTTCTTGTTGGCCTACGTAGGGCAGGTGATCCACCTGGAGGCGATTTTGGGCGCTTTTGCCGCCGGCCTAATTCTAGGGGAAACCGACAAGCGCCAGGAGCTAGAAGAACAGATCAAGCCCGTTTCCGACCTGCTGGTGCCCATCTTCTTCGTCTGCGTCGGGGCCAAAACCAACCTCGCCGTGCTCAACCCCACCCTCCCCGCCAACCGCGAGGGGCTGATCATTGCCGTCTTCTTGGTTAGCGTTGCGATTGTGGGCAAGCTGGCCGCCGGCCTGGGGGCGTTCGGCAAGCCGGGCATCAACCGCTATGCCATCGGCGTGGGCATGATCCCGCGCGGCGAGGTGGGCCTGGTGTTTGCCGGCGTGGGAGCGGCCAGCGGGGTTCTCTCCGAGGCTCTCGACGTCAGCATCATCGTCATGGTGATCGCCACCACCTTTATCGCCCCCCTCTGGCTGCGGGGAGTATTGATCGGGGAAGTAGACTCTCCTCCTTCTCTCCTGGATCTGCAGGCAGAAGCATCAGAGCAAGACCGCGTCGAAACCCCATCAGCTCGCTCAGACTCAGAGCAGGTGGGCATTCCTGAGAGTTGA
- the rsmI gene encoding 16S rRNA (cytidine(1402)-2'-O)-methyltransferase: MERPTASLYLVATPIGNREDITLRALRVLREVDWVAAEDTRHSGQLLKHFQISARLISYHEHNAAQRIPQILKYLAAGQSVALISDAGTPAISDPGEELVRACIQAGIPVIPVPGPVAAVAALAASGLATGRFVFEGFLPLKASQRQARLQQLAQEERTVVLYEAPHRLQQTLQDLLAHCGPRRQIVLARELTKLHESFWRGSLAAALEHCAAQPLRGEFTLVLEGRPASEKGEETSPSEAEVRQELARLLAEGLPRSAASRQLARRFQGSPLWTRRRLYDLCLQLEPPPSLAPPASDDETES; the protein is encoded by the coding sequence ATGGAGCGCCCCACCGCCAGCCTCTACTTGGTGGCCACCCCTATCGGCAACCGCGAAGACATTACCCTGCGGGCGCTGCGAGTCCTACGGGAAGTGGACTGGGTGGCGGCAGAAGACACCCGCCACTCCGGCCAGCTTCTTAAACACTTTCAGATCTCCGCCCGCCTCATCAGCTACCACGAGCACAACGCCGCCCAGCGCATCCCGCAAATCCTCAAGTATCTGGCGGCAGGGCAGTCGGTGGCCCTAATCAGCGATGCCGGCACACCCGCCATCTCCGATCCAGGAGAGGAACTGGTGCGCGCCTGTATCCAAGCTGGGATCCCGGTGATCCCGGTGCCTGGCCCGGTAGCGGCAGTGGCCGCTTTGGCTGCTTCTGGGCTGGCCACAGGGCGGTTTGTCTTCGAGGGGTTTTTGCCGCTCAAAGCCAGCCAACGACAAGCCCGTCTGCAACAACTGGCCCAAGAAGAGCGCACCGTCGTTCTCTACGAAGCCCCCCATCGCCTGCAGCAAACCCTGCAAGATCTCCTGGCTCACTGCGGCCCCCGGCGGCAGATCGTGCTGGCCCGCGAGCTGACCAAGCTGCACGAGTCCTTCTGGCGGGGATCCCTGGCCGCCGCTCTGGAGCACTGCGCCGCCCAGCCGCTGCGGGGGGAGTTCACCCTTGTTCTAGAGGGGCGGCCTGCCTCCGAAAAGGGCGAAGAAACCTCCCCCTCGGAAGCGGAAGTTCGCCAGGAGCTGGCCCGCCTGCTGGCCGAGGGCCTTCCCCGCTCCGCTGCCAGCCGCCAACTGGCCCGGCGCTTCCAGGGATCCCCCCTGTGGACGCGGCGCCGCCTTTACGATCTCTGCTTACAACTGGAGCCCCCTCCCTCCCTGGCCCCTCCGGCAAGCGACGACGAGACAGAATCCTAG
- the rppA gene encoding two-component system response regulator RppA, producing the protein MARILLVDDEVELADSLAQHLRREGHSVDVAYEGNSAWELLQKPPAPPYDLLVLDWMLPGLSGLSLCQQVRQVDRATPILFLTAKDTLDDRVEGLDAGADDYLVKPFELRELLARVRALLRRAAGPGEGIPRLQIGDLELDRENQVAYRQGRMIHLSQKEFRLLEYFMAHPGQLLTHEQIYERVWAGEDPPSSNVLAAQVRLLRRRLRLPGSPELIHAVYGKGYRFGPVAEDPQQPPTPLSPWERG; encoded by the coding sequence ATGGCGCGCATCTTGTTGGTGGACGACGAAGTGGAGCTGGCCGATTCCCTGGCCCAGCACCTGCGGCGAGAGGGCCACAGCGTGGACGTGGCCTACGAGGGAAACAGCGCCTGGGAGCTGCTGCAGAAGCCCCCAGCCCCACCCTACGACTTGCTGGTACTGGACTGGATGTTGCCGGGCCTGTCCGGCCTCTCCCTCTGCCAACAGGTGCGACAGGTAGATCGCGCCACCCCCATCCTCTTCCTGACCGCCAAAGATACTCTCGACGACCGGGTGGAAGGGCTGGACGCCGGCGCCGACGACTACCTGGTCAAGCCCTTCGAGCTGCGGGAGCTGCTGGCGCGGGTGCGAGCCCTCTTGCGGCGGGCTGCCGGCCCCGGCGAAGGGATCCCTCGCCTGCAAATTGGAGACCTAGAGCTGGATCGGGAGAACCAAGTGGCCTACCGCCAAGGACGGATGATCCACCTCTCCCAAAAAGAGTTCCGCCTGCTGGAGTACTTCATGGCCCACCCCGGCCAGTTGCTCACCCACGAGCAGATCTACGAGCGGGTGTGGGCCGGCGAGGATCCCCCCAGCAGCAACGTCCTGGCTGCTCAGGTGCGCCTGCTGCGGCGCCGCCTCCGTCTGCCCGGCTCCCCCGAGTTGATCCACGCCGTCTATGGCAAAGGCTACCGCTTCGGGCCTGTGGCCGAGGATCCTCAGCAGCCGCCAACCCCCCTCTCCCCCTGGGAGAGGGGCTGA
- a CDS encoding thylakoid membrane photosystem I accumulation factor — protein sequence MGWLSPPAHALLNDDRYDGNIFALYGSNGGMIPPRVSLKQAKEQGIPALLVYYIDDSSDCKKYAATLANLQVRYGWGVYFIPYSVDSLLPGDERGQYYSGQVPQTLLFDSQGNLVYQSIGNRPITEVENAIRALFQLDPVPPGVIQAKPFNEIQTGFAGSRSPAPPAEAQP from the coding sequence ATGGGCTGGTTGTCTCCGCCTGCCCATGCTCTCCTCAACGACGACCGCTACGACGGCAACATCTTTGCCCTCTATGGCTCCAACGGCGGCATGATCCCCCCTCGTGTCTCCCTGAAACAGGCCAAAGAACAAGGGATCCCGGCCCTGCTGGTGTACTACATCGACGACAGCAGCGACTGCAAAAAATACGCAGCCACCCTGGCCAACCTGCAAGTTCGCTATGGCTGGGGAGTCTATTTCATTCCTTATTCTGTCGATTCCCTCCTGCCTGGGGATGAGCGTGGCCAATACTACAGCGGCCAAGTCCCCCAGACCCTGCTTTTTGACTCCCAGGGCAACCTCGTCTACCAATCCATTGGCAACCGCCCCATCACCGAAGTGGAAAACGCCATTCGCGCCCTCTTCCAGTTGGATCCCGTCCCCCCAGGGGTGATCCAAGCCAAACCCTTCAACGAGATCCAAACCGGGTTTGCCGGATCCCGTTCCCCCGCCCCCCCAGCCGAGGCGCAGCCGTGA
- a CDS encoding Rrf2 family transcriptional regulator, whose amino-acid sequence MRLTTRATYSIRALLDLAMLGQVASVRAIAERQQIPAPYLEKLLIELRQAGLVCSQRGAQGGYRLARAPRRIPISAILAAVGESLDPLPAERAGAQQEGSADGLDWVTEALWRRIAQRVEQVLEETTLEDLYFDARSWQAAQSQGGGFVV is encoded by the coding sequence GTGCGCCTGACCACGCGAGCTACCTATAGCATCCGGGCTTTGCTGGATCTGGCGATGCTTGGCCAGGTGGCCTCGGTGCGGGCCATTGCCGAGCGACAGCAGATCCCGGCCCCCTATCTGGAAAAGCTGTTGATCGAGCTGCGCCAGGCTGGCTTGGTCTGTTCGCAGCGCGGGGCGCAGGGGGGCTACCGGCTGGCACGGGCACCGCGGCGGATCCCAATTAGCGCCATTTTGGCGGCGGTGGGAGAATCTCTGGATCCTCTCCCGGCTGAGAGGGCAGGGGCTCAGCAGGAAGGCTCTGCGGATGGGCTGGACTGGGTAACGGAGGCCCTCTGGCGGCGGATCGCCCAGCGGGTGGAGCAGGTGTTGGAGGAAACAACTCTGGAAGATCTCTACTTCGACGCCCGCAGTTGGCAGGCAGCCCAAAGTCAGGGGGGAGGGTTTGTGGTCTGA
- the atpD gene encoding F0F1 ATP synthase subunit beta, producing the protein MVTATATATNVGYITQVIGPVIDAEFPSGKLPEIYNALKVEATTESGLKVKVTFEVQQLLGDNRVRAVAMSSTDGLVRGMPVVDTGAPITVPVGEATLGRIFNVLGEPVDQGEPVQAKEFAPIHRSAPPFVELTVKPEPFETGIKVIDLLAPFKRGGKVGLFGGAGVGKTVLIQELIHNIAEEHSGLSVFAGVGERTREGNDLYNEMKESGVLDKVALVYGQMNEPPGARMRVGLTALTMAEYFRDVNKQDVLLFIDNIFRFVQAGSEVSALLGRMPSAVGYQPTLATEMGNLQERITSTKQGSITSVQAVYVPADDLTDPAPATTFAHLDSTVVLSRSLAAKGIYPAVDPLDSSSTILQADIVGEEHYNTAQAVKQTLQRYKELQDIIAILGLDELSEEDKLVVARARRIERFLSQPFFVAEVFTGSPGKYVKLEDTIKGFQRILSGELDHLPEQAFYLVGTIEEAIEKAEKLKSK; encoded by the coding sequence ATGGTTACTGCCACCGCTACTGCGACCAACGTTGGCTACATCACTCAGGTCATTGGACCTGTGATCGACGCCGAGTTTCCCAGCGGCAAGCTGCCTGAAATCTACAACGCTCTCAAGGTGGAGGCGACGACCGAAAGCGGATTGAAGGTCAAAGTCACCTTTGAGGTGCAGCAGCTTTTGGGGGATAACCGCGTGCGGGCCGTGGCCATGTCTTCTACCGATGGCTTGGTGCGGGGCATGCCAGTGGTGGATACAGGTGCCCCGATTACCGTGCCGGTGGGCGAGGCTACCCTGGGTCGCATTTTCAACGTGCTGGGGGAGCCAGTGGATCAAGGAGAGCCGGTGCAAGCCAAGGAGTTTGCCCCCATCCACCGCAGCGCGCCGCCCTTTGTGGAGCTGACCGTCAAACCGGAGCCCTTTGAAACCGGCATTAAGGTGATCGACCTGCTGGCCCCCTTCAAGAGAGGTGGCAAGGTGGGCCTGTTTGGCGGCGCCGGCGTCGGCAAGACGGTGCTCATCCAGGAGCTGATCCACAACATTGCCGAGGAGCACTCCGGCCTATCGGTGTTTGCCGGCGTGGGAGAGCGCACCCGCGAGGGGAACGACCTCTACAACGAGATGAAAGAATCGGGGGTGCTGGACAAAGTAGCGCTGGTGTACGGCCAGATGAACGAGCCGCCGGGCGCTCGTATGCGGGTGGGCCTGACCGCCTTGACGATGGCGGAGTACTTCCGCGACGTCAACAAGCAGGATGTGCTGCTGTTTATCGATAACATCTTTCGCTTTGTGCAAGCTGGCTCGGAAGTGTCGGCGCTGTTGGGCCGCATGCCCTCGGCGGTAGGCTACCAGCCCACCTTGGCCACGGAAATGGGCAACCTGCAGGAGCGGATCACCTCCACCAAGCAGGGATCCATCACGTCGGTGCAAGCGGTGTACGTGCCCGCCGACGACCTGACGGACCCGGCGCCGGCGACGACGTTTGCCCACCTGGATTCGACGGTGGTGCTGTCGCGCAGCCTGGCGGCCAAGGGCATCTACCCGGCGGTGGATCCCCTGGATTCTTCGTCCACCATCTTGCAGGCAGACATTGTGGGCGAGGAGCACTACAACACCGCTCAGGCGGTGAAGCAAACGCTGCAGCGCTACAAAGAGTTGCAGGATATTATCGCCATTCTGGGGTTGGACGAGCTGTCGGAAGAGGACAAGCTGGTGGTGGCCCGCGCCCGCCGCATCGAGCGCTTCCTGTCGCAGCCGTTCTTTGTGGCCGAGGTCTTCACTGGCTCGCCTGGCAAGTACGTGAAGTTGGAGGACACCATCAAAGGCTTCCAGCGCATTCTCTCCGGAGAACTGGATCATCTGCCGGAGCAGGCTTTCTATCTGGTGGGCACCATCGAGGAGGCCATCGAGAAGGCGGAGAAGCTCAAGTCCAAGTAA